In candidate division Zixibacteria bacterium HGW-Zixibacteria-1, one genomic interval encodes:
- a CDS encoding peptidylprolyl isomerase — MSQVKEGSKVKVHYVGKLEDGTVFDSSENRPPLEFEIGKGNVITGFETGVIGMELNGKKTVTIVPDDAYGHHREELMVEVSKGDFPPDIDPNVGQQLQIKRPDGHVIDVTITGVEGDKVTLDANHPLAGKTLIFEIELVEIA; from the coding sequence ATGAGCCAGGTAAAAGAAGGCAGTAAGGTTAAGGTACATTATGTTGGCAAGCTCGAGGACGGAACCGTTTTCGACAGTTCCGAAAATCGTCCGCCGCTTGAATTTGAGATCGGCAAGGGAAACGTTATAACGGGGTTCGAGACCGGGGTAATCGGTATGGAACTGAATGGCAAAAAGACCGTGACAATCGTGCCGGATGACGCCTATGGCCATCACCGCGAGGAGCTTATGGTGGAAGTATCCAAAGGCGATTTTCCCCCGGATATCGATCCCAATGTCGGACAGCAATTGCAGATAAAGAGACCCGATGGTCATGTTATCGATGTTACTATCACCGGTGTGGAAGGCGACAAAGTGACTCTCGATGCCAACCACCCTCTGGCCGGGAAAACGCTTATTTTCGAGATCGAACTGGTTGAAATAGCCTGA
- a CDS encoding DUF456 domain-containing protein has product MNMTWYEVIYFILALIVMLFGLIGAVLPIIPGVPIIFAALVIYAVLTGFATISGQTIVIFAVLTAASILLDWLAGSLGVRKMGGSTAGMIGAVLGTIVGLLIPGAGLLIFILSAFVGAVVFEMMAGKKSRTALKAGLGSFIGFLAGTVIKLAIAVIMIVYFVWSILF; this is encoded by the coding sequence ATGAACATGACCTGGTATGAAGTCATATATTTCATTCTGGCACTGATTGTCATGCTGTTCGGTTTGATCGGGGCGGTTCTTCCCATTATCCCCGGCGTCCCGATAATTTTTGCGGCCTTGGTGATATATGCAGTGCTGACCGGTTTTGCCACGATCAGCGGGCAGACGATTGTTATTTTTGCCGTTTTGACGGCGGCCTCGATACTGCTGGACTGGCTGGCCGGTTCGCTGGGTGTCAGGAAAATGGGCGGCTCCACAGCCGGGATGATCGGAGCCGTGCTGGGCACGATTGTCGGGTTGTTGATCCCCGGGGCCGGATTGCTCATTTTTATTTTGAGTGCCTTTGTCGGGGCGGTCGTTTTTGAAATGATGGCCGGCAAAAAAAGCCGGACGGCATTGAAGGCGGGGCTGGGCAGTTTTATCGGATTTCTGGCCGGGACCGTCATTAAACTGGCCATCGCGGTGATTATGATTGTTTATTTCGTCTGGAGCATTCTATTTTGA
- a CDS encoding GNAT family N-acetyltransferase — protein MKNQPTLTTDRLILRPFSFDDAPAVTELVGAYEIAYNTLMIPHPYEEGMSEEWISTHQPDFEAGKGVTFAIVQKDGLALAGAISLHINKLSERAEMGYWIGVPYWNKGICTEAAGAVLEYGFSKLQLNQIFATHFVRNSASGKVMQKIGMKYIACLPQWVKKWDEYLDLELYAILKDEFKK, from the coding sequence ATGAAAAATCAGCCGACCCTGACAACCGACAGGTTGATATTGAGACCTTTTTCTTTTGATGATGCACCGGCTGTCACGGAACTTGTCGGCGCTTATGAGATAGCATATAACACCTTGATGATACCGCACCCATATGAAGAAGGCATGTCCGAGGAGTGGATAAGTACGCACCAGCCGGATTTCGAGGCCGGCAAAGGTGTGACTTTCGCCATAGTGCAAAAAGACGGCCTGGCCCTGGCCGGCGCCATCAGCTTACACATTAATAAACTCAGTGAACGCGCGGAGATGGGTTATTGGATCGGCGTGCCGTACTGGAATAAAGGTATTTGCACCGAGGCGGCCGGGGCAGTTCTGGAATATGGTTTCAGCAAACTGCAATTGAATCAGATTTTCGCAACACATTTTGTTCGTAATTCGGCTTCGGGAAAAGTGATGCAGAAAATCGGGATGAAATACATCGCCTGCCTGCCGCAATGGGTCAAGAAGTGGGATGAGTATCTCGATCTGGAACTGTATGCTATTTTGAAAGATGAATTCAAAAAATAG
- a CDS encoding phenazine biosynthesis protein codes for MIGCTFFIADVFAEDKFAGNQLAVFIDGSFLADGEMQGIAREMNYSETTFILSDQERDGGYDVRIFTPAAEMPFAGHPTLGTAYIIQQEIIRKKVEKVNLNLKVGQIPVTFSYINDKPDILWMKQNTPEFGEVWDRNEIAPLLGLDVEDIDDRFPIEEVSTGVYTSIVPLRTIDAVRRARISVGDFLHFVHDKRSKTVLIFCPETFHEENDLHARFFADYLGITEDPATGSANGCLAGYLVKHKYFGKSDIDIMVEQGYEIKRPSLLMLRAGLNGRLIDVHVGGRVQLMAKGELYL; via the coding sequence ATGATCGGATGTACTTTTTTTATTGCTGATGTTTTTGCCGAGGATAAATTTGCCGGCAATCAGCTGGCGGTTTTCATAGACGGATCATTTCTGGCCGACGGCGAAATGCAAGGCATCGCACGCGAGATGAATTATTCGGAAACGACTTTTATTTTGTCTGATCAGGAGCGCGACGGTGGTTATGATGTCCGGATTTTTACTCCGGCCGCGGAGATGCCGTTTGCCGGACATCCCACGCTGGGTACTGCTTATATCATTCAGCAGGAGATTATCCGCAAAAAGGTCGAAAAGGTGAATTTGAATTTGAAGGTCGGACAGATTCCGGTCACCTTCAGCTATATCAATGACAAACCCGACATTCTCTGGATGAAGCAGAATACGCCGGAATTCGGAGAGGTCTGGGACCGGAACGAAATTGCCCCGCTGCTCGGGCTCGATGTTGAGGATATTGACGATAGATTTCCGATAGAAGAAGTCTCTACCGGTGTTTATACCAGTATCGTGCCGCTCAGAACCATCGATGCAGTCAGAAGAGCCAGGATTTCGGTCGGGGATTTTCTTCATTTTGTCCATGATAAAAGGTCCAAAACGGTTTTAATTTTTTGCCCGGAGACCTTTCACGAAGAGAATGATTTGCATGCCCGGTTCTTTGCCGACTATCTGGGAATTACCGAGGATCCTGCGACCGGATCGGCCAATGGGTGTCTGGCGGGGTATCTGGTCAAACATAAATATTTCGGAAAAAGCGATATTGATATAATGGTGGAACAGGGTTATGAAATCAAAAGGCCGTCGCTGCTCATGCTGAGAGCGGGTCTCAATGGCAGGCTGATTGACGTGCATGTCGGCGGCAGGGTGCAGTTGATGGCGAAGGGAGAGCTGTATCTATGA